In a single window of the Fusarium falciforme chromosome 3, complete sequence genome:
- a CDS encoding Hydrolase-4 domain-containing protein, protein MRFLLPLIGLLGAACAQQNICDTTCQKGCDAACQAAIQGTYESESKLWVSDIVSDPFYSTPANISSAKPGDILRWEAVPAALLSRNWTIPASLSLYRFMYATEDINNSTIPATAWALLPFHRTLSTPGEPRKLRTVVWTHGTAGRSRLCSTTNNRGLYYDWKAPFILAESGYAVIAPDYSGQGSDIPQGFMYEAGFLHAADVAYSVVAARKVIGSFLSRKWAVFGHSEGGMTAWRTAERLARKGEERLLKAGEFIGAVAAAPALRPQKLIPLSWKQTGTGGGPFSVYFLQSLAKLFPKQIKVEDYLADVTQQRLQVLDNSCFQTGFAAVGTLSPEQLFKNTSWLQHPATNEWAVRYNGQGPYPLAAPLLVIQGVNDTITPAVLTMEDFNLTCSSYPKSPIHAKLYPEMGHGQVLESARADIEAWLDARFNGKPAGKACSIDNIEPLTENYARGELFWAANIVPF, encoded by the coding sequence ATGCGCTTTCTCCTCCCTTTGATTGGTCTCCTTGGAGCGGCTTGCGCTCAGCAAAACATCTGCGACACCACCTGTCAGAAGGGTTGCGATGCTGCTTGTCAAGCTGCCATCCAAGGAACCTACGAGTCCGAGTCCAAACTTTGGGTGAGCGACATTGTCAGCGATCCCTTCTACAGTACCCCGGCGAATATTTCCTCGGCTAAGCCAGGTGACATCCTCCGCTGGGAGGCTGTGCCCGCTGCGCTGCTCAGTCGCAACTGGACGATCCCCGCCAGCCTGAGTCTTTACCGTTTCATGTACGCCACCGAGGATATTAACAACAGCACTATCCCCGCAACCGCATGGGCTTTGCTCCCGTTCCATCGCACTCTGTCAACTCCTGGAGAGCCTCGGAAGCTTCGGACTGTCGTCTGGACGCATGGCACGGCCGGGCGTAGCCGTCTCTGCtcgacaaccaacaacagaGGCCTCTACTATGACTGGAAGGCGCCCTTTATCCTGGCCGAGTCTGGCTATGCTGTCATTGCCCCTGACTACTCGGGTCAGGGATCCGACATTCCACAGGGATTTATGTATGAGGCTGGTTTCCTGCACGCGGCTGATGTTGCGTACTCGGTTGTCGCCGCCAGAAAGGTCATCGGAAGCTTCTTGAGCCGCAAATGGGCAGTTTTTGGACATAGCGAGGGAGGCATGACAGCTTGGCGTACCGCTGAGCGTCTTGCGCGAAAGGGCGAAGAGCGTCTTCTCAAAGCTGGCGAATTCATCGGAGCTGTAGCTGCTGCGCCTGCTCTGCGACCTCAGAAGCTGATCCCACTCTCGTGGAAGCAGACGGGAACTGGTGGAGGCCCATTCTCTGTCTACTTTCTCCAGTCCCTTGCCAAGCTTTTCCCCAAGCagatcaaggttgaggaCTATCTCGCGGATGTCACTCAGCAACGACTCCAAGTCCTCGACAACTCGTGTTTCCAGACCGGctttgctgctgttggtaCTCTCAGCCCCGAGCAACTCTTCAAGAACACCAGCTGGCTCCAGCACCCCGCCACCAATGAATGGGCGGTCCGGTACAATGGTCAAGGCCCTTATCCCCTTGCTGCACCACTTCTGGTCATCCAGGGCGTCAACGACACTATCACGCCTGCTGTCCTGACTATGGAGGATTTCAACCTTACTTGCTCATCCTATCCCAAGAGCCCGATCCATGCCAAGCTGTATCCCGAGATGGGCCATGGCCAAGTTCTCGAGTCAGCCCGTGCCGATATTGAAGCTTGGCTTGACGCTAGATTCAATGGCAAACCTGCTGGTAAGGCATGCTCTATCGATAACATTGAGCCTCTGACCGAGAACTATGCTCGAGGCGAGCTGTTCTGGGCAGCCAATATTGTCCCCTTCTAA
- a CDS encoding Zn(2)-C6 fungal-type domain-containing protein, whose translation MVQKRACDACHKRKIQCDSTSSKTPCNWCEHHGLACTFNRVRGRKKKAKPRTTQSSEQSLAKRLERIEDALAQTLARQRGTDTSLTSVPSKPSTPTSTSVTTTPAPRTSLDETTRSSISLGEQFDAFGSPHISQLSQCPPIPSTPSGFTSTVSFGQIHYGGCHFGRISQHNGMPILSAEGIKWLSSRTGEDVSFQKFQPLSPRQRLFSSTSSVSNYYNSPSDLYELPDRKHVDKILHVYLHSAFRLVFPVIDRVLFEDTLTLAYESSTEPLSLDQISAKSCVYAFISIICLFQGRVSEIPYLDSDACAQKAHYLLTDALEDTSITSLQAVFMLHMHQTFSGHLQSAAMLHAIACRIIFMLGGHTYTPTKAHGTDATREERETRQLRMLFWLCYIFDKDIALRTGQPPLMSDDYCDLTLPEDYMSCYFYLPDLDENLSSPSYNDEKLIPHLPGDPRLSHLKDKTSRLLYSAQAAKKSDAELLRDIRELDEELEAWRLSIPPDFRPALSITEKSKVTLAGMQLPRSMRHITLHLEYHHLMTAIHRASGRCCGMSSENNSEDGEWKGGIQSSIALSLEASRSTIVYLRAAIDGLAGEAFWVVVFYPTAAMMSLFFNLLMNPLEEQAQADLELLSSAAGLVRQLPVRRLTPHELTYMKLVNDFVTELIRLCKCAIAKATKEREQRNRELELMSI comes from the exons ATGGTCCAGAAAAGGGCTTGTGATGCCTGTCATAAGAGAAAG ATCCAATGCGATTCCACCAGTTCCAAGACACCCTGCAACTGGTGTGAACATCACGGCTTGGCTTGTACATTTAACCGGGTTAGAGgccggaagaagaaggcaaagcccAG AACCACTCAAAGCTCCGAACAAAGTCTTGCAAAGAGACTAGAGCGCATCGAAGATGCATTGGCTCAAACTCTTGCTCGTCAGCGTGGTACCGATACCTCATTAACATCGGTCCCCTCCAAGCCATCAACTCCTACTTCCACAAGTGtaacaacaacaccagcgCCTCGCACTAGCTTGGATGAGACTACCAGGTCCTCGATAAGTCTGGGTGAACAGTTTGACGCATTTGGGTCGCCACATATATCGCAATTATCACAATGCCCGCCTATCCCATCGACGCCGAGCGGCTTCACTAGCACGGTTTCATTCGGTCAGATTCATTACGGTGGCTGCCACTTTGGGCGGATCAGCCAACACAATGGCATGCCGATACTTTCTGCTGAAGGAATAAAGTGGCTATCTTCGAGGACTGGTGAGGATGTTTCGTTTCAAAAGTTCCAACCCCTCTCTCCACGACAACGACTATTCTCCTCCACATCCTCCGTCTCCAACTACTACAACAGCCCTTCCGACCTGTATGAGCTTCCCGATAGGAAGCATGTCGACAAAATCCTCCATGTATACCTCCACTCCGCCTTTCGACTTGTGTTTCCCGTCATCGACCGCGTCCTGTTTGAAGATACCCTTACCTTGGCATATGAATCCTCAACCGAGCCTCTATCTCTTGACCAGATCAGTGCCAAATCTTGTGTCTATgccttcatctccatcatctgcctGTTCCAAGGCAGGGTGTCAGAGATTCCTTATCTCGACAGCGATGCCTGTGCCCAGAAGGCGCACTATCTTTTGACAGATGCTCTTGAGGACACCAGCATTACAAGTCTTCAGGCTGTCTTTATGCTA CATATGCACCAAACCTTCTCTGGGCACTTGCAGTCGGCCGCTATGCTGCATGCCATAGCTTGCCGCATCATATTCATGCTTGGCGGGCATACATATACTCCCACCAAAGCCCATGGTACCGACGCCACTCGTGAAGAGCGCGAAACACGACAACTCCGAATGCTGTTCTGGTTGTGCTATATCTTTGACAAAGATATTGCCTTGAGAACCGGCCAGCCTCCTTTGATGTCTGACGACTACTGCGATCTCACCCTCCCTGAGGACTACATGAGTTGCTATTTCTACCTCCCAGACCTCGATGAGAACCTTTCATCACCATCCTATAACGATGAAAAGCTTATACCTCATCTTCCGGGAGATCCTCGACTGAGCcacctcaaggacaagacaagTCGCCTCCTCTACTCAGCACAAGCTGCCAAGAAGTCAGATGCGGAACTGCTTCGCGATATCCGTGAGCTTGATGAAGAACTCGAGGCTTGGCGACTTTCGATCCCACCGGACTTTCGGCCTGCACTGTCGATAACTGAGAAATCCAAGGTGACGCTTGCGGGAATGCAGCTTCCCCGAAGCATGCGACACATCACGTTGCATCTGGAATATCACCATCTGATGACTGCTATTCACCGTGCGAGTGGGCGATGCTGTGGCATGTCATCCGAGAACAATTCTGAGGATGGAGAATGGAAGGGAGGCATACAGTCTAGTATCGCCCTCTCGCTGGAGGCCAGCCGCTCTACGATCGTGTATTTGAGGGCGGCCATCGACGGACTTGCGGGCGAAGCGTTCTG GGTCGTTGTCTTTTATCCTACGGCCGCGATGATGAGTCTGTTTTTCAACCTTCTCATGAACCCGCTTGAGGAACAGGCTCAGGCAGATCTGGAACTTCTCAGCTCCGCTGCAGGTTTAGTCAGGCAGCTGCCCGTGAGACGGCTTACACCTCACGAGCTTACATACATGAAGCTGGTCAACGATTTTGTGACTGAGCTGATCCGGCTTTGCAAATGCGCAATCGCAAAGGCCACAAAGGAACGGGAACAGAGGAACCGTGAATTGGAGTTGATGAGTATCTAA